A stretch of Candidatus Bipolaricaulota bacterium DNA encodes these proteins:
- a CDS encoding single-stranded DNA-binding protein codes for MNLNKAMIIGNLTRDPEVRSTPQGLNVASFSVATNLIWNDSNGQRQEKVEYHNVVAWRKLADICAQYLKKGGKVYIEGRLQTRDWEGQDGVRRYRTEIIAENMIMLDRQGASAGGAARGAEENIAPDNSPAPAASSDESNDEIKIENIPF; via the coding sequence ATGAATTTAAACAAAGCCATGATCATCGGCAATTTGACCAGAGATCCGGAAGTTCGAAGCACGCCGCAAGGATTGAACGTCGCTTCGTTTTCCGTGGCCACCAATTTGATTTGGAATGACTCGAACGGTCAGCGTCAGGAAAAAGTTGAATATCATAATGTGGTCGCCTGGAGAAAATTGGCGGATATTTGCGCGCAATATTTAAAGAAAGGCGGCAAAGTGTATATCGAGGGCAGATTGCAAACCAGAGATTGGGAAGGACAAGACGGAGTGCGAAGATATCGGACGGAAATAATCGCTGAAAACATGATCATGCTTGACCGCCAAGGAGCTTCCGCGGGAGGCGCGGCGCGCGGCGCCGAAGAAAATATCGCTCCGGACAATTCACCGGCTCCGGCCGCATCGAGCGATGAATCAAACGATGAGATAAAAATTGAAAATATTCCTTTTTAA
- the rpsR gene encoding 30S ribosomal protein S18, which yields MIRKNTVKKDKACYFCVNTMQEVDYKEGQMLQKFISSYGKIAPQRRSGLCAKHQRKVAQAVKRARIMALLPFVVK from the coding sequence ATGATCAGAAAAAATACCGTTAAAAAAGACAAGGCTTGCTATTTTTGCGTGAATACCATGCAAGAGGTCGACTATAAGGAAGGCCAAATGCTGCAAAAATTCATTTCTTCTTATGGCAAGATCGCGCCGCAAAGGCGCAGCGGACTTTGCGCCAAACATCAACGCAAAGTGGCGCAGGCGGTCAAGCGAGCCAGAATCATGGCCTTGCTGCCGTTTGTGGTTAAATAA
- the efp gene encoding elongation factor P, translated as MSSIDSLHGIKVGTTIDYEGEPYVVVSANFMRCQQRKPVMQTKMKNLINGKVIEYSFKPGDKIESANLDRVTANYLYTEGNECYFMDNESFEQFSLEASALGNMTSFLIEGRDVDLLKFNGKPVSVELPKKVELKVTEAAPGIKGDSSQGATKQITLETGAQMQAPLFIKEGDIIRVNTETGEYVERV; from the coding sequence ATGTCATCAATAGATTCATTGCACGGCATTAAAGTCGGCACGACAATCGATTACGAAGGCGAACCCTACGTGGTTGTTTCCGCCAATTTTATGCGTTGCCAACAGCGAAAACCGGTGATGCAGACGAAAATGAAAAATTTGATCAACGGCAAGGTGATTGAATACAGTTTCAAGCCCGGCGATAAAATCGAGTCGGCGAATCTGGATCGCGTCACCGCCAATTATTTGTATACCGAGGGCAATGAATGCTATTTCATGGACAATGAATCTTTTGAACAATTTTCTTTGGAGGCTTCGGCGCTCGGCAATATGACCAGCTTTTTGATTGAAGGCCGAGACGTTGATTTGTTGAAATTCAACGGCAAGCCGGTGTCCGTGGAATTGCCGAAAAAAGTGGAATTGAAAGTGACTGAAGCGGCTCCCGGCATTAAAGGAGACAGTTCTCAAGGCGCGACCAAACAAATCACTTTGGAAACCGGCGCGCAAATGCAAGCTCCGTTGTTCATTAAAGAAGGAGACATTATCAGAGTGAACACGGAAACCGGAGAATACGTGGAACGCGTTTAA